Genomic window (Mycoplasmopsis citelli):
TTTCTAAATTTTATTGCATAAAATTTGATTATTGCTAACAAGTTAGCTCTATTGTAATTTTAATATGAAAAAATTGAATATATTATATTCGGAATTGTGAAAATTAATATGATCAATTACAAGCTTTCTTTTCAAATACAATAACGATGAATATGTTCTTTTGCTTAATAAATTTGTGAATGGTATAAAAAAGCAAGTTCAGTATGCTTTAGTTAAATTAGAGTTTTTTAATACTAATAATTTATCTAAAAAACTAATTTGTAAAGCAAACCCAGCAAAATTAATAGCTAATAAAGCTAAAATTATAGAAATAAGAAAATTTTTCAATGTTTACTATCAAAGTAATTTAGAGGATTTTTTAAAAGAATTTACAAAAGAATTTGCCAAACAAATACCCAATAAGATCAATAGAAAAACTACAAAAGTCGAAAAAAGAGCTAAAATATTATCAAGATACCCTGATAAATCAAAAGATATTAATTGTATCTATTGCTATGGGTTATATAGAAATCCCAAAGGTAGAGCAAGAAATTCGTATAATTCATGAAAAGCAGAAATTTTAAGAAGAGAATTATATGAAAAGTTTAAAGGTGACTCAACTATAAGCTTTCTTTTTTCATGCAAAAAAGAACGCGAAAAAGGTAACGAGGAAATAATAACAAACTTTGCAAAAAGAGCAAAAAATAGTACTTAAAACAATCAAGTACAAAAATGAAGAAAACTTTCTTGATTGTTTTGACATATTTAATTAAAATAAAAAATGAATAAAATTATAAATTAGTAATAATCCAATTACTTAAAGAAAAATACATTCTCTTTCCTAGAAATTTTATTCACCTATAAAAATAATGTATTAATAACTGTTTTACTTATTGATCTTCTTAATTTTTAATCAATGCTTTAAGTTTGAATAAAAATTCATATAATTATTTTGTTTATAAGCATAATATTAAAATTAACATTATTATCTTTAGATAATTAAAGAAATAAGAATTAAAATCAGAACTTTTGTCAGTTCTGATTTTTCTTCATTATTTTTATTGTGATTCAACAGGTTTTGTTTTTTGATATAACGGATTGTTAGCCAATAAAAAAACGTTGGTTTCTTTGAATTTTAATTTACCATGAATTTTTACTTCAGAGTCTTTTGGAACTAAAAGACCTTGATAAAAAACTATTGTTTTTTTATCTAAAAAATCTCATCATATACGTTTTGGAGTTAGGTCTAAGTCAGCATGACCTCGATTAAAATTAAAATCAAATTCTTTATCATCAATAAGAGCTAAGTTTATTTGAGATGAATTAGGATTTGGCATTTTTACTAACTTAGCCGGATTATTTAATGGTGTGTTTGGTCTGTGTATTGTTCGTTGCACTACAAGGTTATATTTTTTGAATAATTCATTTAAATTTTGACCATTTAAATAATTTGTTTCAAAATTCTTAATTACCTTATCTTGATTTAAATTAAAGTCTTTTTCTAAATTATTTATTTGAAAAGGAGCCATGACATATTTAACAAATTCACCATAGTTTTTGATGATTTTTACTTTAGAATCGGCTTTAGAATCTAGAGGTAATTCACTTATATAAGTATCAATTTTATTTTTTAGAATTAAATTTTTGGTATTAAAAAATCCTTGTTTTCTTTGAATATTATTAATTAAAAAATCAATCGAATTCAATTGATAATTTTGAGTAAAGAAGTCTTTTTCTTTATAATGATACTGGTTATATAAACTAATTAATAATTGATTGTTTTCATCTTTGGTTGTTTTTCTAAAATTAAGTTGTTTGTATTTTGGAAATACAATGACATTAAAAACACTTTTTTGAGGTTTAATATCTGTAGTTGTTTTATAAAGACCTTTGTCATTAATCTCAAAGGGTTGGATTACTTTAATATTTATATGATCTTTTTCTTCTTCTTTAAGAACATAATTTAAACTAACAAAGGAGCGATCGTCAACTGATTCTAAAATTCAAATATTATTTTTTTCTAAAACATCATTCAGATTTTGTCCATTTAGAAAATCATTTTCAAAGATTTTTTGAATTTCTTCATCTGAAAGAGTTTTAGGAAGTTTCAGTTTTTCATATATTGAATTAATTTTGCTAGTAATATAATGTGAAAAATCTTCTTTTGAAGTTATCAGTGCTTGAAAATCTTCTAGGAAATTAGAATGGCGAGGTTCATTTTTATTTAAAAAATATTCTGATAATTCGAGACTAAATTGATCAAAAATAATGCTACTATTAACTTTTATTCCTTGTTCTTGTTGTTTGAGTCTAATTAAATTCGTAAAATAAGGTGCTTTATATTCTACAGTTTCTAAATAATTTTCTTCAGTTAACGGTTTTAGTGAACAAGATGTACTTACTATCGTTAACAACACTCCTGAAAAACCGACTAAAATAGTTTTAAATAACTTAGTTTTTAATGACATATGTAAATACTCCTTATATTTTGAAAAACTTATTGATAAAAGAACAATTAGTTATTGAAAACTTTTACTCATATATTCGCATATTCACAAAAAATAAAAAAAGTAAAAAACGGTAAAACATTTAAAAAAGAACAAATATTAAATAGAGAAAATATGATTAAATTAACTCTTTGTTTATGAATATATAAAAATTATATTATTTTTAAAGTTTCATTTTTAAAAAATGTAAACTTTTTACTTATTAATTATTTAAAGTATGTTATTAATTGCTAAATTTTGCAATGATTAGCTCAAATGTAAACAATAAATTTACCTATTTGGTCTTTATGATTAATTTAAAATTAATTTATAGCAACAATAAAAAATGATATGAACCCCTAAAGTTGGACAATAAAATCCAAAATTAAGGGGTTCATTTTTATGAAATTAAGTTACGAAGACAAAATCAAAATATATCAATTACGTAAAAAAGAATTTACTGAAAAATCTTTAACAATAAAATTTAGAGTAAATCGTGCAATTATAAATTATATTGTCGCACTGATAAATCTTCACGGGATTGAAATTGTTAAAAAGACTAAAAATCAATATTATTCTCCACAACTAAAATTAGAAATGATTAATCAAGTTCTTCTTAGAGGACATTCTACAAGAGAAATTTCACTTCAATGTGGATTACCTAATTGAGGGATTCTTTCAAATTGAATTATTCAATACAAGAAAAATGGGTATACTATTGTTGAAAAGAAAAAAGGAAGGCCATCAAAAATGGGACGTAAACCAAAGAAAACTTGAGAAAAATTAACACCACTTGAACGACTTGAAAAAGAGAACGAATATCTTAGAACTGAGGTGATTTTCCTAAAAAAGTTAAAAGGGATCCCGTTGGATCAAAAAGACTTACAGAATATAAAAGCCAAAAAGTTAAAGAAATGGTCGACGAAGGATTCTCATTAAAAATTTTATTAAAAATTGCTCAACTATCACGTTCAACTTATTATTATCATCTTAAAAAATCAATTCAGCTGATAAAAATAAAAATTTTAAAGACGAAATTATATCTATATATAATGAACATAGAGGCAGTTATGGATATCGTCGTATTACTTTAGAACTCAAAAATCGTGGATATTTGGTAAATCATAAAAAAGTAAAAAGACTTATGAATTTGCTAAATTTAATTGGCGGAAATTGTAAGCGTAAAAAATATAAATCATACAAAGGCGAAGTGGGTGAAAAAGCTCCAAACCTTATTAATCGAGATTTTTATTCTAAAAAACCATTGCAAAAATGTTACACTGACATTACCGAATTTGCTTTACCTAGTCATTCTCAAAAACTTTATTTGTCAGCTATTTTAGATGGTTATAATAGCGAAATTATCAGTTTTACTATATCTCGCTCCCCAAATTTATTGCAAGTTGAAAAAATGCTTAAAAAGGCTTTCACAAAAGCTAAATATAGTGGAACAATTTTACACAGTGATCAAGGTTGACAATATCAACATAATAGTTATCACAAATTTTTAAATTTTAAAGAGATAAAAGCTTCAATGTCCCGAAAAGGTAATAGTCCAGATAATGGGATGATGGAATCATTTTTTGGAGTTTTAAAAACAGAAATGCTTTATGGCAAGGAACATACTTTTAAATCGCTTGAACAATTAGAAAAAGCTATTATCAATTACATTGATTACTACAATAACAAAAGAATTAAAGTTAAATTAAAAGGAACTTAGCCCTGTCCAATACAGAACTAAGTTCCTTCAATAATTTTTTGTCTAACTTTTGGGGTTCATATCATTTGATTTTTCTTTGTCATTTTTTATTATTGTTCAGCAGATTTTTTAACTTGATATAACGACTTGTTAGCTAATAAAAAATCGTTAGTTTCTTTAAAGTTTAATTTACCATGCATTTTAACTTGAGAACCTTTTGGTACTAAAAGACCTTGATAAAAAATTCTTGGTTTTTGAACTAAAGAATCATTTCATGTGTCATATGAGGAAATGAAATTAAAATTAAGCTCTCTATCATCAATAAAAGCTAAGTCTATTTGTGATGAATTAGAACTTGGCATTTTGATTAATTTAGTTGGTCTATTTGACGGTTTATTTGGTTTTTGAATTAATTGTTGCACAACAATATCGTGTGTTTTTAGTACTTCATTTAATTTTTGGCTATTTAAATAATTTACCTCAAAATCATTAGTAATTTCGTTAATAGCTAAAGAATGGTCTAATTTTTGAATTGGATTAATAATAAATTCATTAAACTCATTAGAGTTTTTTATGATATTTACCTTAGAATCTAAAGGTAATTCACTCACAGATTCATTAGTTAAATCTTTTAAAATGAAATTTTCTTTATTAAAAATTCCCTGTTTGTTTTGTATCTTTTTGATTCTTTGCGAAACTTCAGATCCTTCATAAAATCAGTTATAAAAGTTTTGTGGTTTGTAATGATACTGGCGTGATAATTCACTTGTTAATTGAATGTTTTCATTTTGGGTTGTTCTTTTAAATTCGATTCTTTTTCCTTTAGGAACTACAATGACACTAAAAACACTTTTTGGAGAATCAATATAGGTTTGTATAACTCTAAGATAAACGCTATCGTAATCATCAATTTTAGTTGGGTCAATTACTTGAATATTTATATGGTCTTTTTTCTCATCTTTGAGAAAATAGTCTAAATAAATAGGAGAGCGATCGTTAGATGATTCTAAAATTAGAATATTATTTTGCCTCAAGATACTATCAATACTTTGCCCGTTTAAAAAATCATTTTCAAAAATTTTTTGAATTTTTAAATCAGAAAGAGTTTTAGGAAGTTCGAGTTCTTTAATTTGATACAATGAATTGATTTTATTAGTAATATATTTTGAAAAATCCTCTTTTGAAGTTATTAATGCATGACCATCTTTTAAGAAACGAAAATGGTATTGATTTATTTTATATAAACTATCGCTAAATTGATCAAAGATAATACTATTATTAATTTTTATTCCTTGTTCTTCTTGTTTAAGTCTAAGTAAATTTATAAAATAAGGTCCTTTATCTAGCTGATTGTTATCTTGAGCATTTGGAGGAGTTATGTCTTTTCCTCTTTCAAGCAATGAATCTCCTAGTGTTTGATCATTTTTAGGGATTTTTATGCTTAATGAACAAGAAGTTGTTATTATCGATAACAATGGTGCAGAAAAACTAAATAAAAGAGTTTTAAATAG
Coding sequences:
- a CDS encoding DUF6037 family protein; protein product: MKKLNILYSELWKLIWSITSFLFKYNNDEYVLLLNKFVNGIKKQVQYALVKLEFFNTNNLSKKLICKANPAKLIANKAKIIEIRKFFNVYYQSNLEDFLKEFTKEFAKQIPNKINRKTTKVEKRAKILSRYPDKSKDINCIYCYGLYRNPKGRARNSYNSWKAEILRRELYEKFKGDSTISFLFSCKKEREKGNEEIITNFAKRAKNST